The Fusobacterium sp. JB019 genome has a segment encoding these proteins:
- the pheA gene encoding prephenate dehydratase, whose translation MEKNNGKNKIYVGYQGVEGAYSHLAIEEYFKDENIEEFNYSIFEDVLEAVSKGEIEYGILPIENSSTGGITEVYDLIRQYNCFIIGEKIIKVDHNLLAYPGTKLEDIREVYSHPQGFAQCRGFFKEHPKMKQIPYYNTARGAKLVSEEKKNYMGAVAGKQAAKRYNLEILASNINANKNNYTRFFIISKKMIKNEKANKITMVVTLKHEPGSLYKLLGCFSNYNMNMENIESRPIAEEPWQYFFHIDVTGNLEEENVREALEKMKEFVSEYKVLGNYIGEKK comes from the coding sequence ATGGAAAAAAATAACGGAAAAAATAAAATATATGTTGGGTATCAAGGAGTTGAAGGGGCGTACAGTCATTTAGCCATAGAGGAATATTTTAAAGATGAGAATATAGAAGAATTTAATTATTCTATATTTGAAGATGTTTTAGAAGCTGTTTCAAAGGGTGAGATAGAATATGGGATTTTACCAATTGAGAATTCTTCAACAGGTGGAATTACAGAAGTTTATGATTTGATAAGACAATATAATTGTTTTATTATAGGAGAAAAAATTATAAAAGTTGACCATAATTTACTAGCTTATCCTGGAACAAAACTTGAAGATATAAGAGAAGTTTATTCTCATCCTCAAGGTTTTGCTCAGTGCAGAGGATTTTTTAAAGAACATCCTAAGATGAAACAAATTCCATATTATAATACTGCTAGAGGAGCAAAATTAGTTAGTGAAGAGAAAAAAAATTATATGGGAGCTGTTGCAGGAAAGCAAGCAGCAAAACGTTATAATTTGGAAATATTAGCTTCTAATATAAATGCAAATAAAAATAATTATACAAGATTTTTTATAATTTCGAAAAAAATGATAAAAAATGAAAAAGCAAATAAAATAACTATGGTGGTAACATTAAAACATGAGCCAGGAAGTCTTTATAAACTTTTAGGATGTTTTTCTAACTATAATATGAATATGGAAAATATAGAATCTCGTCCAATAGCTGAAGAGCCATGGCAATATTTCTTTCATATTGACGTTACAGGAAACTTAGAGGAAGAAAATGTTAGAGAAGCTTTAGAAAAAATGAAAGAATTTGTTTCAGAATATAAAGTTTTAGGAAATTATATTGGAGAAAAAAAATAA
- the aroE gene encoding shikimate dehydrogenase, translated as MIKLGLLGRHLSHSLSPKIHEFLFEELQIQGKYDLFEKEEKDVNDFIQDISDENIGINVTIPYKIKVIKSLDWISEEASKIGAVNTIHFKNGKKYGYNTDYFGFSRLLEQNSIDVSNKKVVVLGAGGAARAVITCLRDLKAKEIIIVARNLEKATSQLGNLLGEDTRMITFNTLEKENQKGYLVVNSTPVGMFPNIYDCPISEKSIRNYEVFVDLIYNPLETKFLEKARLCGKKAVNGMFMLVAQGIASEEIWLNKKIGNDVIEKIAKRLENNKNIVLIGMPGCGKTYIGKILAEKLNKEFIDSDEYLQTLEKKSISELFVYGEEYFREVETKAIKEISLNKNKVISTGGGVIKKYENIELLKKNGIIIFLNRPLERIIEDIDVSSRPLLLKGIEEIYSIYNKRVEFYKKYSDYIIENKTGINQVVDSIIDIIQK; from the coding sequence ATGATTAAACTAGGATTATTAGGAAGACATTTAAGTCATAGTTTATCTCCTAAAATTCATGAATTTCTATTTGAGGAGTTACAGATTCAAGGTAAATATGATTTATTTGAAAAAGAAGAAAAAGATGTAAATGATTTTATTCAAGATATATCTGATGAAAATATTGGAATAAATGTAACAATACCTTATAAAATAAAGGTTATAAAATCTTTAGATTGGATTTCTGAAGAAGCTTCTAAAATAGGAGCGGTTAATACGATTCATTTTAAAAATGGAAAAAAATATGGATATAATACAGATTATTTTGGATTTTCAAGATTGTTAGAACAAAATAGTATAGATGTATCAAATAAAAAAGTTGTTGTTTTAGGAGCTGGTGGTGCAGCTAGGGCAGTAATAACTTGTTTAAGAGATTTAAAAGCTAAAGAAATTATTATTGTTGCAAGAAATTTAGAAAAAGCAACCTCTCAACTAGGAAATTTACTGGGAGAAGATACTAGAATGATAACCTTTAATACTTTAGAAAAAGAAAATCAAAAAGGGTATCTAGTAGTTAATTCTACCCCTGTAGGTATGTTTCCTAATATTTATGATTGTCCAATAAGTGAAAAAAGTATTAGAAATTATGAGGTTTTTGTAGATTTGATATATAATCCTTTAGAAACTAAATTTTTAGAAAAAGCAAGACTATGTGGAAAAAAAGCAGTTAATGGAATGTTCATGCTAGTAGCTCAAGGAATAGCTTCGGAGGAAATTTGGCTTAATAAAAAAATAGGAAATGATGTAATCGAAAAAATAGCGAAAAGATTAGAAAATAATAAGAATATTGTTCTTATAGGTATGCCTGGCTGTGGAAAAACTTATATTGGAAAAATATTGGCTGAAAAATTAAATAAAGAATTTATAGATTCAGATGAATATTTACAAACTTTAGAAAAAAAATCTATTTCAGAACTATTCGTATATGGAGAAGAATATTTTAGAGAGGTTGAAACAAAGGCTATTAAAGAAATATCTTTGAACAAAAATAAAGTAATATCAACAGGTGGGGGAGTTATAAAAAAATATGAAAATATAGAGCTTCTTAAAAAAAATGGAATTATAATTTTTTTAAACCGTCCTTTAGAAAGAATAATAGAGGATATAGATGTAAGTTCAAGACCTCTTTTATTAAAGGGGATAGAAGAGATTTATAGTATTTATAATAAAAGAGTAGAATTTTATAAAAAATATTCAGATTATATTATAGAAAATAAAACTGGTATAAATCAAGTGGTAGATAGTATAATCGATATTATACAAAAATAA
- the aroC gene encoding chorismate synthase: protein MSSVFGEKLRVSIFGESHGLGIGVVIDGFPSGLEIDLEKVKKEMKRRAPGRNKMSTQRKEKDEVIIQSGIFEGKTTGTPICGLILNTNQKSKDYSYLKNVMRPSHADYSGKIKYKGYNDYRGGGSFSGRLTAPLVFAGVLAKQYLEKHEIFVGGHISSVGKVKDNSFNTLNETKELFDEISEKAIPVINDNISSEMEKEISIARENKNSIGGKIECMITNVPAGIGDPFFDSVESRLSHMLFSIPAVKGVEFGLGFAISEIYGDEANDSMYIDNEGNIKTRTNNNGGILGGITNGMPIIFRVGIKPTPSIGMPQETVNLETKENTILEVNGRHDPCIVQRAVPVVESAAAIVILDLLLSSGLK from the coding sequence ATGAGTAGTGTATTTGGAGAAAAACTAAGAGTATCTATATTTGGAGAATCTCATGGATTAGGAATTGGAGTAGTTATTGATGGATTTCCTTCAGGACTAGAAATAGATTTAGAAAAAGTAAAAAAGGAAATGAAAAGAAGAGCTCCAGGAAGAAATAAAATGTCTACTCAAAGAAAAGAAAAGGATGAAGTAATTATACAAAGTGGTATATTTGAAGGAAAAACTACAGGAACTCCAATATGTGGACTGATATTGAATACTAATCAAAAATCTAAAGATTATAGTTATTTAAAAAATGTAATGCGTCCTAGTCATGCTGATTATTCTGGAAAAATAAAATATAAAGGTTATAATGATTATAGAGGGGGAGGTAGTTTTTCAGGAAGATTAACTGCTCCTTTAGTTTTTGCAGGTGTTCTTGCAAAACAATATTTAGAAAAGCATGAAATATTTGTAGGTGGACATATTTCATCAGTAGGTAAAGTTAAGGATAATAGTTTTAATACTTTAAATGAAACAAAGGAATTGTTTGATGAAATAAGTGAAAAGGCAATTCCTGTAATAAATGATAATATTTCAAGTGAAATGGAAAAAGAAATATCAATAGCTAGAGAAAATAAAAATTCAATTGGTGGGAAAATAGAGTGTATGATAACAAATGTACCTGCAGGAATTGGAGATCCATTTTTTGATTCTGTGGAAAGTAGATTATCTCATATGTTATTTTCAATACCTGCTGTTAAAGGAGTTGAATTTGGTTTAGGATTTGCAATTTCTGAAATTTATGGGGATGAAGCAAATGATTCTATGTATATAGATAATGAAGGGAATATTAAAACTAGAACAAACAATAATGGAGGTATTCTTGGGGGAATTACAAATGGAATGCCAATTATATTTAGAGTCGGAATAAAACCAACTCCTTCAATAGGAATGCCTCAAGAAACAGTTAACTTAGAAACAAAGGAAAATACAATACTTGAAGTAAATGGTCGTCATGATCCTTGTATTGTTCAAAGAGCTGTACCAGTTGTGGAAAGTGCTGCAGCAATTGTAATACTTGATTTATTGCTTTCAAGTGGTTTAAAATAA